In Henningerozyma blattae CBS 6284 chromosome 6, complete genome, the following are encoded in one genomic region:
- the OPY1 gene encoding Opy1p (similar to Saccharomyces cerevisiae OPY1 (YBR129C); ancestral locus Anc_3.392): protein MSYQDQLGSHEVIYSSYLKKRPTTLNTLKTAGYNSSTTSNANVTANANATVNSNINADPGLNLNASTPSANSTVHRRFSTPGIIRPDAQQLLLLKPNGIINHSHTHPHLWWLKHGPTTYWCVLRRNQFSYYKTEDEREAVGVIPRSEFLSFRINHELSVIIIYAKENTFWFECKDEKILKGWEISLDEFWKIPKYKKEVSNNPEIIFDEKALFLKEKRKQERQEKKKKVKDKNKELIPNGSPKKLKDKSLDPNKEELKNQDESKLKKILSPKKIEDKPKEKLIDKLTEKPLDKSIEKSNEKSPLLRESPKKEEHTYNSEEDKIMHYNSINDPDKEYYTSNRTDPHTLNDHHLTSTSSNVLSSVSTANNINDYKDVLSYSTIGSRMPRSKSEEQFYETYDPRNPETEIYQSLIYILMKGRFNRTKWKKVKAVLTNHSLKLYSLRNDKLRKELDLDKVVDCVEIERGILDNLFAVITLDERLEFKTLNEDDTVEWIINFKSGMILRQKIKSIPRSGVSNNNSTTGSNNFSVSI from the coding sequence ATGTCCTACCAAGACCAACTAGGGTCCCATGAAGTCATTTATTCTtcatatttgaagaaaagaCCCACCACACTCAACACATTAAAGACTGCAGGCTATAATTCGTCTACTACTTCAAATGCAAATGTAACagcaaatgcaaatgccactgtaaattcaaatatcaaTGCAGATCCCGgtctaaatttaaatgcaAGCACACCTAGTGCGAATTCAACAGTCCATCGCAGGTTTTCTACTCCAGGTATTATCAGACCAGATGCACAACAACTATTACTTCTGAAACCAAATGgtataataaatcataGTCATACACATCCACATCTCTGGTGGCTGAAGCATGGACCTACTACCTATTGGTGTGTATTGAGAAGGAACCAATTTAGCTATTACAAGACTGAAGACGAAAGAGAAGCTGTAGGCGTAATACCCAGATCTGAGTTTCTTTCATTTCGAATCAATCATGAATTGTctgtaataattatatatgcTAAGGAAAATACGTTTTGGTTTGAATGTAAAGAtgagaaaattttaaaaggtTGGGAAATATCATTAGATGAATTTTGGAAGATAcctaaatataaaaaagaagtTTCAAATAATCCTGAAATCatatttgatgaaaaagctttatttttgaaagaaaagagAAAGCAGGAAAGACAagagaagaagaagaaagtcaaagataaaaataaagaactTATACCTAATGGTTCCCCtaagaaattaaaggaTAAATCTTTGGACccaaataaagaagaattgaaaaatcaaGATGAAAgtaaattgaagaaaatattaagcccaaaaaaaattgaagataaaCCTaaggaaaaattaatagacAAATTAACAGAAAAGCCATTAGACAAGTCAATAGAAAAGTCAAACGAAAAATCTCCACTTCTGCGGGAATCTCCTAAGAAAGAAGAGCATACTTATAATAGTGaagaagataaaattaTGCATTACAATTCTATAAATGATCCagataaagaatattatacTTCAAACAGAACAGATCCACATACACTTAACGATCATCATTTAACTAGTACTTCATCAAATGTCTTATCATCTGTATCCACtgcaaataatattaatgattataAAGACGTTTTAAGTTATTCCACAATTGGCTCAAGAATGCCAAGATCTAAATCTGAGGAGCAATTCTATGAAACATATGATCCAAGAAATCCAGAAACAGAAATTTATCAAAGTTTAATCTATATCTTAATGAAAGGTAGATTCAATAGAACTAAATGGAAAAAAGTTAAAGCTGTATTAACAAATCattctttgaaattatattcattaagaaatgataaattacgAAAAGAATTAGATTTAGATAAAGTGGTGGATTGTgttgaaattgaaagaggtatattagataatttatttgcaGTAATTACTTTAGATGAAAGATTGGAATTTAAGACGttaaatgaagatgatacCGTCGAATGgataattaatttcaaaagtgGGATGATTTTAAgacaaaaaattaagagtATTCCAAGATCTGGTGttagcaataataatagtaccACTGgctctaataatttttcagtttCAATTTGa
- the TBLA0F03190 gene encoding uncharacterized protein (Ty like retrotransposon) translates to MKSSDSEKWLAACEKELESFNALDVYNLVPLPEGRQCLGSRWVFTMKDDGRYKSRLVAQEYKQKIGIDYYETFAPVVRYASVRLFLAIADQFSLSVHKMDADTAFLKSEIDGDVYIKQPQGFVDPTHPEYVRKLKKGMYGLKQAPLLWNRHIHHTLTELGFQRHAIEHCFYFRYSTTGLILIALYVDDLLIAAPDNDSLDIVKCTLKIYYSMKDLGPVNNFLGINVNQPSDHSVSISMEDYITKAATTIFPAGVKPSHIPLSPTAQYFDPTSPAVDSITEYQTIIGQLLFVANAGRPDVSFAVSFLSRFLKDPRVVHLDAAY, encoded by the coding sequence ATGAAATCATCTGATTCTGAAAAATGGTTGGCTGCGTGTGAAAAAGAGCTCGAGTCATTCAATGCTCTGGACGTATACAATCTGGTTCCATTACCAGAAGGTAGACAATGCTTAGGTAGTCGCTGGGTTTTCACGATGAAAGACGATGGTCGTTATAAGTCTCGATTAGTTGCCCAAGAGTATAAGCAAAAGATAGGTATTGACTACTACGAAACGTTTGCTCCTGTTGTACGTTATGCTTCAGTTCGTCTATTTCTGGCAATCGCTGATCAGTTTTCCCTCTCTGTACATAAAATGGATGCCGATACTGCTTTCCTGAAAAGTGAAATAGATGGAGATGTATATATCAAACAGCCTCAAGGTTTCGTTGATCCTACACATCCTGAATATGTGCGGAAACTGAAAAAGGGTATGTATGGTCTGAAACAAGCTCCACTATTATGGAACAGACATATTCATCATACTCTTACCGAACTTGGATTCCAAAGACATGCTATTGAGCATTGCTTCTACTTCAGATATTCTACTACTGGTCTAATTTTGATTGCACTCTACGTAGATGATTTATTGATTGCAGCTCCTGATAATGATTCCCTTGATATAGTCAAATGTActctaaaaatttattactcAATGAAAGATTTAGGGCCAGTAAACAATTTTCTGGGAATAAATGTAAATCAGCCATCTGATCATTCTGTTTCTATTTCCATGGAGGACTATATTACCAAAGCAGCTACCACTATATTTCCTGCTGGAGTCAAGCCTAGTCACATTCCACTATCACCTACAGCTCAATACTTTGATCCAACATCTCCTGCCGTGGATTCAATCACCGAATATCAAACAATCATTGGCCAATTGTTATTTGTAGCCAATGCTGGTCGTCCAGATGTTTCGTTTGCTGTATCCTTTCTTTCTCGATTTCTGAAAGATCCCCGTGTTGTTCACCTGGATGCTgcttattaa
- the SHE3 gene encoding She3p (similar to Saccharomyces cerevisiae SHE3 (YBR130C); ancestral locus Anc_3.393) produces MLQVSTPPVIMSGSPTRSVLTSATDSPMTPKRLSQGKLAPSHNIFMVSIDGSPKVNKNNSSKAAASPSIGISSSSSKVIESLHDQIDTLTNTNLQLTIQSHSLLEKLDAAQQKESQFHENITSLRHENENLNSMLSRKTRKLKDTEDELNELKQKFDQMLKENTSLKSNVEQSTLKETQLQEQSELYKAQYDAIVESQQYYRNHYNSEVTELKQQIEELKKSQINQLQKIKEHHLSIDDKMDHFHKKYKDMKELEDSRYAFLDVKCQEAISELDLPSWVRLYKESKNQLFDYSDKMQLNISDKYKDLARDEALVALEGKTNTQLNSIINENSNNSISNNNSVPLRMSKRSSYINTQQQQQQQQMPYHSYNNVNSSTSSNLTPTTSNSNNNGSIKRKSFYGGTMPVSNTQSTGSQGTLPGVKRSGSVRKASVNRRSLSAGDGPLSQQNQQRIPSQNFNSSMNPNVNGNGPYMRNQSQPISDK; encoded by the coding sequence ATGTTACAAGTTTCAACTCCACCCGTTATCATGTCTGGATCTCCTACACGTTCCGTTTTAACATCTGCCACAGATAGTCCAATGACCCCAAAAAGATTATCTCAAGGTAAACTTGCGCCAAGTCATAACATTTTCATGGTAAGTATTGATGGATCACCAAAAGTGAATAAGAATAACAGCAGTAAAGCTGCTGCTTCACCATCGATAGGAATCTCTTCTTCGTCTTCCAAGGTGATCGAATCATTACATGACCAAATTGATACATTGACCAACACTAATCTACAATTAACCATCCAATCTCATAGTCTGCTGGAAAAATTGGATGCTGCTCAACAGAAGGAATCTCAATTCcatgaaaatattacatcTTTAAGACATGAAAATGAGAATCTTAATTCGATGTTGAGTAGAAAAACAaggaaattaaaagatactgaagatgaattaaatgaattaaaacaaaaattcgatcaaatgttaaaagaaaatactTCATTGAAATCTAATGTTGAGCAATCCACTCTTAAAGAAACACAATTACAAGAACAGTCTGAATTGTACAAGGCTCAATACGATGCAATTGTTGAATCTCAACAATATTATAGAAATCATTATAATTCCGAAGTTACTGAATTGAAACaacaaattgaagaattaaagaaGAGTCAAATCAaccaattacaaaaaattaaagaacaTCATTTAAGTATTGATGACAAAATGGATCATTTCcataagaaatataaagatatgAAGGAATTGGAAGATAGTCGTTATGCATTTTTGGATGTGAAATGTCAAGAGGCTATTTCTGAATTAGATTTGCCAAGTTGGGTAAGATTATACAAAGAATCCAAGaatcaattatttgattattcTGACAAGATGCAACTGAACATAAGTGATAAGTATAAAGATCTTGCCAGAGATGAAGCATTGGTTGCGTTGGAAGGCAAAACAAATACtcaattaaattcaataatcaatgaaaatagcaataatagcattagtaataataatagcgTCCCATTACGAATGAGTAAACGAAGTTCGTACATAAACACACAGCAGCAGCAACAGCAGCAGCAAATGCCATATCATAGCTATAATAATGTAAATAGTAGTACATCTAGTAATTTGACGCCCACCAcatctaattcaaataacaaCGGATCCATCAAGAGAAAAAGTTTCTACGGTGGTACAATGCCTGTTTCCAATACTCAAAGTACTGGCTCTCAGGGAACACTGCCAGGCGTTAAGAGATCTGGATCTGTCAGAAAAGCAAGTGTCAACAGAAGATCTTTATCTGCTGGTGATGGGCCATTAAGTCAACAGAACCAACAGAGAATTCCATCTCAAAATTTCAACTCAAGTATGAATCCTAATGTTAATGGTAACGGTCCATACATGAGAAACCAATCCCAACCTATTAGTGACAAATAA
- the TBLA0F03170 gene encoding uncharacterized protein (similar to Saccharomyces cerevisiae YPR084W; ancestral locus Anc_3.390) translates to MSSSSRPHSHSHAASSPSNRPLQLAVLGASGVGKSTLVSRVTVHHAPTAHHPTTQHSSWLAHYEPHSPLARTLLDPQPQRRLCLRTPSSICPDPLFASPCLGLTLLGPLVYSAFLDEYTEASSQLQLQLQPQVPSLSLSQTQTRAQAHNSLIQTRQSSIRSGSHMRLPMRSDYTLPANYIPPHFHPITLDIIDTKPYDPASVVPFLEVSLFSRNLGKNVLHNLADSPRHPVSTSALLVASGASELNANIDGYLLVYSAVPELNRRSQPPAYGNSNSNEMQGEGAHDDDGGLATVRDVRDAIIEAWTEYRDYKARWVKGQESDVYSLAHSWKTIWHTPSQELAKEKTRHDLRTFQTSLQPLDLNPRSPESPPPMIVVCTHATSPRASDALIQRGLQLANSWDCSFVALDSIDNLNVDVAFSLLIREIVEKQILQRNT, encoded by the coding sequence ATGAGCAGTAGTAGCCGCCCTCACTCCCACTCCCACGCTGCCTCGTCTCCCTCCAACCGTCCTCTGCAGCTTGCAGTTCTTGGCGCCTCTGGTGTAGGCAAAAGCACTCTTGTCTCTCGAGTCACCGTCCACCATGCCCCCACTGCCCACCACCCAACAACCCAGCACAGCAGTTGGTTGGCCCACTACGAACCACACAGTCCCCTGGCTCGCACTCTACTGGACCCACAGCCACAAAGACGTCTGTGTCTCCGAACTCCAAGCAGTATCTGTCCAGACCCACTTTTCGCATCACCTTGTCTGGGCTTGACCCTGCTGGGACCATTGGTCTATTCTGCCTTTCTAGACGAATATACAGAGGCATCGTCTCAATTGCAATTGCAGTTGCAACCACAAGTACCTTCACTGTCACTATCGCAAACGCAAACGCGGGCACAGGCACATAACTCTCTTATACAGACACGTCAGTCGTCCATAAGATCGGGATCCCACATGCGACTGCCGATGAGGTCAGATTACACTCTGCCTGCAAACTACATCCCACCACACTTCCATCCGATCACACTAGATATCATTGACACAAAACCATACGACCCGGCTAGCGTGGTCCCCTTTTTAGAGGTCAGCTTGTTTAGTAGGAACCTGGGCAAGAATGTGCTGCACAACTTGGCAGATTCTCCGCGACATCCTGTCTCAACGTCGGCGCTTCTGGTGGCATCTGGTGCTTCCGAGCTGAATGCCAATATCGATGGATATCTGCTGGTGTATAGTGCAGTGCCCGAGTTGAATAGACGCTCACAGCCACCAGCGTATGgcaattcaaattctaacGAGATGCAGGGCGAGGGTGCTCATGACGACGACGGAGGACTTGCTACCGTACGGGACGTCCGAGATGCCATCATCGAAGCTTGGACAGAGTATCGTGATTACAAAGCTCGGTGGGTCAAAGGCCAAGAATCAGACGTCTATTCTCTTGCTCATTCTTGGAAAACAATCTGGCATACCCCTTCGCAAGAACTGgccaaagaaaaaacacGCCACGATCTACGAACGTTCCAAACCTCTCTGCAACCATTGGATTTGAACCCTCGCTCGCCAGAGTCACCACCGCCAATGATCGTGGTTTGTACGCATGCAACTTCTCCAAGAGCCTCCGACGCCTTAATACAGCGCGGCTTACAATTGGCCAACTCTTGGGATTGTAGTTTTGTGGCTTTGGATAGtatagataatttaaatgtaGATGTAGCGTTTAGTCTATTGATTAGAGAAATCGTAGAAAAGCAAATCCTACAACGGAATACATAG
- the ASA1 gene encoding Asa1p (similar to Saccharomyces cerevisiae YPR085C; ancestral locus Anc_3.391) yields MNFTLRYHKTSVTSLCILRLVQEKVPRLISGDTEGKVVIWNLITRRPVTRYDIGKRVNIMSIEQIDDRLIGVLCKDYMLRILRVGQEEEMQEVWSIPVNTLNFANFQMGKLQDNGGNEYMLVCCNTQESENFDVYRVRLGEGEGGNRLQRVCHNVNVYEKLQENGYALQLNDLNKSGIIMKFVLDNNKGVVYCGTESGIIAGFGLPKAAGQDSGTVVYVNQGFSPEPVLDMCLDEGEDCLYGVSTGNAVKKFDVMEGTTRSIEVNRGGRLGQLSVLQEYILVGSWKGESIVISKKSGKVNASAKQRSNLVVSVSSNGQDKSRKFERNTKISSIVGLDRFEYEHGEHHRITETMRIDKFASKDWMIIGYDDGSIVLRCVNSPSIKRV; encoded by the coding sequence ATGAACTTCACATTACGATACCATAAAACGAGTGTGACGTCATTATGTATCCTTCGATTAGTACAAGAAAAAGTCCCCCGGTTGATATCTGGGGATACAGAGGGTAAAGTAGTGATATGGAATCTTATCACTAGAAGGCCCGTAACACGATATGATATTGGCAAAAGGGTGAATATAATGAGTATTGAACAAATAGACGATAGACTTATTGGAGTGTTGTGTAAGGATTATATGTTGAGGATATTGAGAGTCGGGCAAGAGGAGGAGATGCAAGAAGTGTGGAGTATCCCTGTGAACACGTTAAATTTTGCCAATTTCCAAATGGGAAAATTGCAAGACAATGGGGGAAATGAATATATGTTGGTGTGTTGTAATACACAAGAATCTGAGAATTTCGATGTGTATCGGGTGAGATTGGGTGAAGGGGAAGGAGGGAATCGGTTGCAAAGGGTTTGTCATAATGTGAATGTGTATGAGAAGTTGCAAGAGAATGGATATGCTTTACAATTAAACGATTTAAACAAGAGTGggataataatgaagttTGTATTGGATAATAACAAGGGAGTAGTTTATTGTGGGACAGAAAGTGGGATAATAGCTGGGTTTGGTTTGCCGAAGGCAGCGGGACAAGATAGTGGCACGGTAGTTTATGTGAATCAAGGGTTTTCCCCAGAGCCTGTATTAGATATGTGCTTGGACGAGGGAGAAGATTGTTTGTATGGTGTATCCACGGGGAATGCGgtgaaaaaatttgatgTAATGGAGGGAACTACAAGGTCGATCGAGGTGAACCGGGGGGGTAGACTTGGTCAATTGAGTGTTTTACAAGAGTATATACTTGTTGGTAGCTGGAAGGGGGAGAGTATAGTGATTAGCAAAAAAAGTGGTAAAGTGAATGCAAGTGCCAAACAGCGTAGTAATCTTGTGGTGAGTGTGAGTAGTAACGGACAAGACAAGTCGAGGAAGTTTGAACGAAACACCAAGATCTCAAGTATTGTGGGTCTTGATAGGTTTGAATACGAACATGGTGAACACCACCGGATCACTGAAACAATGCGTATCGATAAATTTGCATCCAAGGATTGGATGATCATTGGGTATGACGATGGCAGTATTGTACTGCGGTGTGTCAACAGCCCCTCTATAAAACGTGTATAG